From Pseudomonadota bacterium:
CCACTTGTATTTAGATAATGCTTTTGCTATATTTCCCCTACCAAAAATCAGATTAATCTTAACTCATCTTTCTGACTTGTGTTGCCAGGAGACATTATCAGGATATTCGGGCTTGGCTCATAGCCTGTCTGCCGACAGGCAGGCGGCATTGACCGCCGAACGAATCACCACGACGGTGATTCGCGGCGGGCACCTCGGAGCTGCACACGATGTGTAGCGAGAATGAGCGAGAGCCATGCCGGAATATCCTTAAAACAAATTTTTTCAAGCTCTTTTTTCATAACTCAGAAAGTTGACTCTTAAGATACATCCATCGCTGCACCCATATTCCATCCATAATGAGCGGTAGAATCCCATGGATAACGACACAGGACTCCTGCACCGGCTAAAAAGACTGCTTAAAAAAGACAACAGCCAACCACTAACAGAAGAGGCCCTCCAGGAAATCATTAATACCAGCGGGGAAGCCGGAGTCATTGCCGATGACACCCACGAAATGCTGAGCAGCATTATCGAGTTGAAAGACATCCGGGTTCAGGAGGTCATGATCCCCCGAACTGACTTCATTGCCATCAACGCTGATTCTTCCCTGCAGGAAATCATCCCGACAATAAACGAACGGGGTTTTTCCCGCTACCCGGTCTTTGAAGATAATCTTGATAATATTATCGGCATACTTTACGCTAAAGACATGCTGAAATATCTCCAGGAAGATTTAGACAAAATAACTGCCCGGCAAATCATTCGACCGGTGTATTTTATTCCGGAAACCAAGAAGATACAGGAATTGCTCCATGAAATGCGAAAAAAAGGCATCCATATTGCCGTTGCCGTGGACGAATATGGCGGCACTTCCGGCCTGGTCACCTTAAGCGATCTGGTGGAGGAAATTATTGGTGAAATTTACGAGGAAGATGCTGACCAGAAAGCCGACGAAGTAAAAAATATTCTCCCCCAGGAGGATGGATCCTATCTGGTTGCCGGAAAAACCGAAATCGAAGAGTTGGAAGACCTGTTCAATATTGAAGTGGACAATCGGGGCAAATTTGAAAGCATTGGCGGCTTGGTCATCTACCTTTTCAGTAAAATACCCGCCGTCGGAGAAATAATCACCTATAAAAATATCAGCATCAAAGTAACCGATGCGGATGAACGGCGGGTAAAAAAAGTCAGAATCAGCTCCCTGCCGAAACCTGCCGATGAATCAGTCTCCCCGCCGGAAAACCGTTAAACCGTTCGGGGGACACGATCCCGATTTGATAAAGATAAATCGGGTCATGTCCCCCCGTTTATTTTTCATCCTCCCTGGCCCCCTCTGCACCGCATTGTTACTGCACCTGGCATTTTCATCCTCAAGATTCTGGCCCTGCATCTGGTTTGCCTTCATCCCCCTGTGCTGGTCGGTACGGACTCAACTTCCCGGGCGGGCCTTTATCCAGGGAATCATCGCCGGTTTCGCCTTTTACTACCTCAACTTATTCTGGATTACCAATTCCATCCGTAATTTTTCCGCCCTGCCAATCCCCATTGCCTTAGTGATAATGGCTTTACTGGC
This genomic window contains:
- a CDS encoding hemolysin family protein; this encodes MDNDTGLLHRLKRLLKKDNSQPLTEEALQEIINTSGEAGVIADDTHEMLSSIIELKDIRVQEVMIPRTDFIAINADSSLQEIIPTINERGFSRYPVFEDNLDNIIGILYAKDMLKYLQEDLDKITARQIIRPVYFIPETKKIQELLHEMRKKGIHIAVAVDEYGGTSGLVTLSDLVEEIIGEIYEEDADQKADEVKNILPQEDGSYLVAGKTEIEELEDLFNIEVDNRGKFESIGGLVIYLFSKIPAVGEIITYKNISIKVTDADERRVKKVRISSLPKPADESVSPPENR